The DNA segment GTCTCGTTGTGAGCGTATTAGCCGTCATCATAGTCTACTACCTCCTCGAATACACGGATCAGGAGGAGGAGATGCAGGAAGCTCTCAGACAGAGAAACGAGAAGCTCAACGAGTTTCGGAAAGCCATCGAACACGCGGGACACTCGATCTACATAACCGATGAGGACGGAAGGATAGAGTACGTCAACCCGCGTTTCGAGGAGATGACGGGCTACTCGGAGGAGGAGGCAG comes from the Candidatus Afararchaeum irisae genome and includes:
- a CDS encoding PAS domain S-box protein, with protein sequence MDAFLLGSIGLRVVGVVYSVYLLYQVGDSRFGYLTLMLSLMATRQILTYLNLLPQSLTELPGLVVSVLAVIIVYYLLEYTDQEEEMQEALRQRNEKLNEFRKAIEHAGHSIYITDEDGRIEYVNPRFEEMTGYSEEEA